aatgatttattatttttttaccataattagatatactaagtttaccattatacccctttttaatttatttaatgatttattatttcctGAATTCTAATTGgtgcatacatgcacacaatatagttgctaaaaatatttgaacctagctctctctctctctctctctctctctctctctctatatatatatatatatatatatatatatatatatatatatatatatatatatataggtttactTGAGACTATACAAATGTTATGAGACAAGCAGTGTCGGTTTTATCCTTTGCAAAACTAAGCATGGGCTTAAGGTCACCAATTCTAAAGGACTTCCAATTTTAAAGCTTAttatgttatatatgtatatatatatatatatatatatatatatatatatatatatatatatatatatttatttcttGGGTTACAAAGACAAGTTATAGCTTTGCCTGGTGGTAAAAGCATTGGCTTCTAAAACTAAAGGTCTCAAGTTTGAAATTGTTTGCTTACTTGAAAGGTCTCAATTTTTTTGTTTGCTTAAAGTCCCCAAATTGATTGAGCCACCGCTGGAGACAAGGAGACCATATTTCAAACATTGATCATCTAAGATCATGCGGTGATCATAATAACCAAAAAATCAAGTCGTAACCAATATAACCGACCCATTAAAACCAAAACATTAGTGAAAACGGTGGTTCAGTTTATGATTGTCATTAACCGAATGTTAACGGTTCGGTTTTGATTTTTCTATAAAACCGAACTATATATAACCGAACCAAACCAAAccaattaatatataaaaatatgaaaaatattttatatattgtataattggtaattatgttagATTTTATAAGCACATAATAGTTCAACAACTAGTATCACATCTCGATGGCTCTCCCTCgttatattgtattgtttttaaaatgaaatgatagtgtttttttttcttgaacgattcttttttttttgttatcttgAATTGTTTTCTTTTTCATGTTACCAATgacattttttttcttgttttgttttttaaaatggGACTTTATATTTGTTTGAATGCATAACAATTATACAATTTGTAGTCATTTTTATAGCAGTGTACTTTTTTACTATCTTTTTTATAACAACGTactttcttatttttattttttatatcaaTATACCTTCTCTTTCTCACATTTTATATCAATGAACTTCAATTTTTTATCATTTTCAATCATTTTGCTTAACCGATATTAACCATTAACCGACTaaaaccattaaccataaccaaTGACTACTGAAATACATTAACCGATTATAATGGTTATGACTCGATTTTGGTCAATGATCGAACCAAACCACCACATACACACTCCTAATAAACAAACGTACAAATAGCTCCACCCACCCCCAACACCCTACACATATTCACCACCTTACTTTACCCATCTCCACCTATTATACCCTACACATCCTACCTAACCACTCTAACTTACTCGCCTAACCTACCTACCTACCCTACCTCTACAAACCTTACCCACCCAACACACCAACATATACCCTATATACCCGCACGCAGCGTTGCCTCACGCATTACCAGACAACCCTACCCTACGTTATTCATCCCACTTACCCTACCTAACCCTCTCTACTTATCCTACCCTACTTACACCACCCTATATTATAGACTCTCTACACCCTACCACCTACAACTACTCTACCCTCATCATCACCTCTCATCCTACTTATCTTACCCGTTCCGTCCATCTTACCTACccatccatcaccaccaccaccaccaccacccaccttaTGTTCATCTTACCCCATCCTATCACTACCCCACCCACCAATTACAATCTACCCACCCTCTGAAATCTAAAGTTTAGagaaaaaattgtaaaaaaactATGAAGTCTTAAAAATGttgtaaaaaaattaataaaagtaaatttgttaaaaaattatattttgggCAGACTTTAAAAATGAAATCGTCTACACCGTATTCAtaacaaaatttaaaagttaTACCAAATTTGTAACAGTATAAAATATAAGCCAAAAGTGTGAAATTAAAATGTAAAAAGAAACAAGAACTCATGGTTCATTACCTAATATGAACAACTTAAAcccttttcaaaataataaaaatcagAAAAGAAAAAATGATCGAAAATACGCAACCAAATATGTTTTTCAATTTTCTAAGACAGAACATTAATTCTCACAAGTTTTAACCAAACACATTTTCTAATTTTTTCAATGGAAACATGAAATTAAAATTCtgctcatttttttttaaatttttttaacaaaCCTGAAAAGTATTTTCCACAACCAAACCAAAATCTTCCTTAGATACATTTAACGTGCTTTCGGAATTCGATAAGAAGGTCCGTTCTACATAGGAAAAACCAAGCAATTTACAAAGAATTGATTTAAATCAATATTAACTTCACTATTCTCGGTtacaataatattttataacacaATTAAAAATTCATTACTCTTTTGTATTTCAAAAACATTTTAAATAGTTATTTTTACTAGGTTTTTACCTATTTATCTCATTAACCCTAAAATAATAAATAGTCTTTTTATCCCTAAGACAAAATCCACACTCAAATTCCATTGACAATTTttcaaaccacacaaaaaaaacaacacaaagtgCATTCTATTTCATATCAACCAAACCCATGACATACATATTCAATGTCACATATTCGATTCTTTTTATCAGTTCCAATTTCTTCTAAAACTTTCTGCAAGCCAAAAGCAAATGGGACATTGACTCGACAAGTTTTCTAATGTGATTATCAATGACGCAAGTATTCTAACTCTTTTGCTTAAACTAAATATAGAAAATGAGAGCCTTTACAATAACAAAGCTTTTCTACTAAGCTTTTCACCTACATGACACATCAACAACCGAAAAACTACAACACAAGTCCACTTTAGTAAACTTTTTCAGTAAACTTATTTGTTGATCCCATTAACAAGATTTTAGCGTTGTTGGAGTATTAAAAGGAACAAACTATATAAATACAATGAAAATTTGAAGAAACTTGATGAAAAAGCTCCCATAATACGAAATTATAAGCTTTTGAATTTCAAAAACTTATTCACCCAAAAAGCTTTTAAAAAAGCTCCTTTTTGTTGGGATAATAAGTTCCTATTTTTGTACGAGTCTCGAACTGAATCTTAATTTTAATGTAATCCAAAAGCGTATTATGTCATTTAGGTGGCGTTTGTTTTTTCTCTGCAGACCTGTGTGATCTCTTCTGTTTGCACGGTGCAGACCACGCGCAAACTTAGAGGTTTGAAGtgtgtttgtttttctgaagtgcGCAGACATAAAAACGTTTGTGCAAGGTCTTCACCACACATACTTGGGTCAGCCTCTTCTAAGGTCTGCGAAGTGATTTTAACCTAAAAAAACACGTCTCTTCTTTTGTTTCCACCTCCATCGTAATTTCCCACCCGTTCCAATTTTCCCAACCGACCACTCCATCTACAATCCATCGTCGACCATCACCGACGATTAGCACCGCCCGTCGCCACTATCCTCTCCGATCGAAGGCGTCCAGGCGAGCAGGTGAGTTCTCCGACCAAAGACCTCCGTTCCAAGTCATCAGCGAACAgcaacaagtttttttttttttttcagttcaaCCATAAAATTGAGGATCAATCGTGCTGGAAAACTCTGTAGTGCACTAAAATTCTTGTTTTTGATATTGGAAATCCGAAAATATTGAAGAAAATATAGATTTTCTTGCTTTAAATTAGTGCTTCAAATTTTCGGATTGTTGTTTAATGTTGCTGAAAATTTTGGTGCTTGAAATTGTTGTTAATTGTTGCTGAAAATTGTTTCAAATTGTTCAAATTGCTTCAATTTGTTGTTAAATGTTGATGAAAATTGTTATTtgctgaaaataatattttttttttctgaaattgtTGTTAATATGTGTTTAATGTGCTaaaaattgtttcaaattgtTGAAATAGGAGGCTGAAAATATTTTTTTGCCGCTATAGGAGGCTGaaaatatttattattgtttCAAATTGTTGTTGAAAGTGCTTAAAATTGTTGTTGAATATGCTTAAAATTGTTGGTGAATGTGTTGAAAATTGTTGTTTGGTTTTGGAAATATGAAATAATGATGttgttgaaaaatcattttaagtttgtaaaatcattttatttaaaattcaaTTTATTTCAGCAgcctgcagacgttaaaaaacaaacagtcttcttatcgcagactgcagacgtttggtccatcTCTTCTGCTGCAGGGGCTTCTAGATGTGGTCCGCAAACTGCAGACATTTtggcttcagaaaaacaaacaacaccttacacTATTAGTTACTTAACTATACAATcacttttcatttttataaatagAGTTTTAGTTTAACTTATCCAATATGATTAATTAGTGTGCTTTATTCAAGTGTTAATGAATGGTGTTCTTCATGCAACGGGTACTTTACAGCATATATTGATGATGTCATCTAAAGGAGCATGATCGCCTGTTCCTTCATCCTTCCATGCATACAACAGCTCTTTACCTTTAAATACAAACATCCCTCCCTAAAAACAAATACACAATTATATAAAACtagaatatttttatatataaaaaaaagtttgtttttgtATAGTTTTAAATTTAACCTGTTGTAAGACACTTCCTCTATCATCTGGTGTTGCTTCAATCGTGTAATTCTTTACAGCTTTTTTTAGAGCCTCAAATCTTGATCTTGATAATACCTTTGCCTATATAGATTACAAGATTTggcataattttttattttttttcattaatatgttaaaagatatgTTGTTATCTTTTTGGTATGATGGCATAAATATAAATGAATTGAATAATTGGATAATTACATTAATGGAATAAGTTATTCAAAAGTGTTGTTTGTTATGTACAAAGAtaaaattaaatgaattaaaatgataaataaacaaaaatggttattttataattatgaactttaatcaaataaagaTTTTGTTATGCATCCACTAGATCATGTCATTTTAGATAAGGGTAGTTTGGGGAAATCAACAAATAAAGAGCATCTTGATTAGTACAGGGGCATTATgggtattttatattatttagttGTTATGATTGATAATATAAGAGAGTAGTGGGATAGGAAGGGAGACATCGATCTTTTCTGTTAAACGTGGAATTATTTCCTCTTGGGAGAGTGGCTATCTCAAATCAGCTGATCTATCATTATTTCTTGTAATCTTTTGGAATTGTTGACGGTTTTCCAATTAATATTAAAATCCTTTGATTGTTTTATGTTATTGAATCTGGTGTTAGAATCCAGTTCATAACAGATTTATCTTCAAATAAACTTCATATAAACGTACTTGTttgaaatatataataaaattatttcaGATAGTCATAAAAAGTTTATTTATCACGTTAAAAAATTTGTctacaaaaataaattaaataccaTGAAATCCAAACATAGAATTTTAACTAAAAACATTTTTAGTTGTTTTAAGAAAAAATAACAAGAAAATATACAATGCAAGTTCTTAGCTTCTTAAAATATTATCATTACTAAAAAAgttacaaaattacaaaaatggtccctatggtttgtatTTTTCCGGGTTTTTATCCAAaccttaaaaaaattgaattgATGGTCTTTTTGAGCATGTTTCCTTGTTGATTTGGTCTCTCCTAAAATTAAaatgactaaattacccttattatatttatttaattatttttcattccattccattccttctACTTCATAAAGACATTTATTTTTGataattataagagtttaatTTTCAAGATACAAAAACGAAGGAAAACATTTACACTTGCGGGGTTGAAAAACGTCCTTCCAAATCCATAATATAAACCCAAAAGATTATACGCCTGAAaatacatcaaaaaaaaaaaaaaaaaacaagattcAATTACAATATTTACATAAAATAAGACAATAATTTGAAATGATTGAACACATTTCAAGTGTAACAACAGACCTTTCTCTCTGGATCTGCATAGAGGCTCTCCAATGGAAATGGTAGCTGAAATTTGAAAAGATTAGTAATTGAAATTTGAAACACACAAAAAGATGATGAAACAGGAAATGAATAATTTATACTCTTTCAGCAAGGATTTGGGCTTTCTTAGGTTCACCAATCCCAATAGCAATTAGCTTCACACCAGCAGATTCAAATCTTGATATAGATTCTTTCAGAGTTGAAGCAAGTTCCCAGCTACATATGTTAACGAAAGTGATTGAATGTAGAAACATTGTTGGATTAAAGAATGTAAATTTTGGAAGCCATTGATGCTTGTTTATGGAATAGATCGAAGAAGGTCAAAAGGATTACCAGCAAGGGCATCCAAAATGCCTTAGAAGAGCAACAACAGCAATGCCCTAGAGAGTGGAGAAGAGAATTGTTACAAAAATGGTGGatggattttaatcattttaTGTCGTAATATGCATTCAGCTTGAAAACATAAACATTGAAAGCTTAATTTGCACAATTCTCAAATCGAGTACAGAGTGATTTAACCTAATTTTGAAATTGACGTGGGATATGAAACAATAAAGTAACCCTAACTGATTAACTAATGAAAGAGATGTAGCATGATTCAGAGAGATACGGAAGTAGGTAATTACCTCAGATTGATCCCAGAGTTGATTGAAGGCGACGGAGTCTCCGGAAGCGGTGAAGATGTTGACATCTCCGAGTACATCAGCGATTTCAGGGGAGAATTCGGCGGTGGAAGAAGCTTTTGGGACAAGAGCAGTTGGATTTTTTCTGGTTGGATGTAAATTTAGGGAACgtatggaggtggtggtggtcggAGACGAGATAGATGGAAGTGATAGTGAGTGAGGAGATTGGAAAGGAGAAATTGAGGAAAGATGATAGAACGATGATGTGATTGTTGGTGGAGATATGCGGATCGCCATTGTTATGCAGCTTCGAGAAATTTGTGAGAACACTactagaagagaagaaaatggaaTATTCTCGTCAGGAAAATTATGTAAATGGATGGGACACGTGTAACTACCTAATTCACAGGAAAAAAGTCTAAGACGACTCAATTTTTTTTAAGGGTAATTCTATATGTGTTGTATCTATCCGATTATTTGACGATTCATGTGAATGATGGtatatataaatcaaaatcaaaatcaaaatctaattgGTACAATGTGTGGTAAGAAAATGAAAAACCAAAACTTAAAACTAAGATAAAAAAGTGGAAATGATTACATAGAAATGGCAACCATTGCTAGCTGAATTACGGTTAATATTATTTTAATCCAACAAACTATTATGATTTATTTTAAAAGGCCATTTATATTTTTTAGTAGTTCCAAGGCATAAACTTAAAAAAGTTTGTATAACGTTTAGTATCCGGTTTTCACTATGACTATGATGTATGTATTttctatattaaaaaaaaaaaaaaaaacaaattaatctaaaagccAACTTAAACGTCTGGCACCAGCATaagtcatctctctctctctcaatgtcGATCAAGGCCCATCAATTTTCCCTCCCTAATTCTCGATCAAGGGTTCCAGTCAACACCATCAACCATAGATCTTTGCACAAGATTTCTTTTATATCGCAAAATCTCTCAATCTCTTATGGATGATCTTCCTTTTCAATTGCAAAAAACCTAACCTcatataagtttttaaagattTGAAGCTTTGAACCCAACTGATTAGGAATTGAAGTAGTTGATGATTTCTAGGTTTTTGTTGAACCCACTTAATTTGTCGTTTCTATACGTTGATTGTTGGGTTCTTTTGGGACCCATCTTATTTGTTGGATCAAAGTAGGTTTCAGATTTTCTATATTTTTCTCAATTTCATGAACAAACTCTTTCCTTCAGAGATGACAAGTGACAACCGGAAGATCGAGATCGATCATGGTGTCAAGATCAATAAACACAAATAACCAAAATAACTCTTTGACTAATTGAGAAAATAACTCAAAACTCAACTAGTTTTTGTTACATTCTAAGATCATAACTCGATTCTAACAATGTATATAAACCCCTATATTCTACCGACTTGTAGAACAAGACTAGGACTCTTAAACCTACTTGTTTAAAAAACTCATTCCTACTTGGTCTCCAAGTCCTACTtgacttaggattccaacaatcACCCCCGAATCTCTAAGTCCTTCTAGAGAGTTCTTCAACTCCGATCCGGTTTTAGAACACGGACTCGTCGCTGTCGTCACGTTCTGAAAAATCACATTCTCGTAATTTTTGGAGTCGTTCCGGACATTCAGACGCAAAGTGACCTGCTTTGTCACATCGAAAAATAAATCACCTTAGATCGGTCTTTTTCCCTATTTTTCCGATTCTTGTCACAACAACAATTACAATTtttgaaatcagaattagaattGGGCTCCCTACCTTGGGCTTGTGATGAATTATTGTATTTATTTCCTTGTGGGCTACGATTTGATTTGGGCCTACTCGATCCAGTTGACCCAAATCTGGATCCATTGTTTTAATTATATCCACCGGATCCACCTGCCCCTTTCAACTTTCCTTTCGCTCCACTATGTAACCTCGACGCGCCTACACCACCAGACGACGACCCACCTCCATCTCCGGTCGATTTTACAAATAGCACCTGTTGAgtctattagattgcgtcatgggctcggtccttagcccagtttgaatgccggtattgggcctgtccagtcGTGCATAAttttgtactagggtttagtatataagatgcatgcatgcagGATTAGTAGTTATCGCTTTCATTGATTATTTGCTTcatagttttgtaaaccctagctcacctctacagtagaagttcttcatcgagctctgctgaggcgtgactcagttttgaatcataagcacatattTGATTCTGTTTTGTGTTCATTCTCATATTGTTCTTAAACTGTTTGATTTCTTTTatcgtacttgtgaaagatctaatcgatctaagagttttgaactcatcaattggtatcaaagcaggagactgtgtaattcatacacacctcttctgtcgaagaagttctTAGGGTTTTAATTCcacattgattgatatttattgagccgtcactttatattgacgtatctcattaattgttgatctaaccctaacgatatattacgagtgtgatcttttacaggttatcatgtcacaccccaaaaccacgaacggcggaaacgttcaggggtggaggacgccatgtacagtatcacaacagtgtaatataataaacaagcaacaacatcatccattgcattataagtaaagtttaatacatgtgagttctttcattgtaataagacaccaaaaatatacaatcaaaataaaagacgagacttgtctgctccgtcttctcaaaacctggcctccgtacctgtctactgatgacctgagaatacaagttattttgaaagcgagtatcaacattaaagctggtgaattcataagtatataaatgtcattgctttgtttgtaAAAATCTGTTttgaaagccatgtaaacctttaagtgaaaatgttgaggtaagtatgaaaaccctagaaaaacccttattttctataagtatgaaatgtagtcttctaccaagacctgaatgttctatttgtaaaatgatagtttttcctgtgtaatgactagtactaaaagtgctgagtctaactcatcgtttatgtgaatgtatcacaaaataaagtaaataggaaaatataacCATGAAAGTATTACTCTTGGGTTACCCGGGGGTAACACAGCGTTGCTGACGCGaaagatataacctaatgaacatccgtaGATGATTCAATTTAACTTCTGTGGCAAACAGTagattccaggaatggttagtcccgtaactgactttaCATCGATGTAATCGAAgtaaataacctaatgaacatccgaagattgttcaattaacctctatagtgaacagtaggttccaggaatggttagtcccgtaactgtctcctaatatatgtaatgacaacccaatgaacatcctaagattgtccaattaacctctgtggcgaacagtaggttccaggaatggatagtcccgtaactgactctacCTAGCTATAAGTGAAATAGATAACCTAacgaacatccgaagattgtccaattaacctctgtatcgaacaataggttccaggaatggttagtcccgtaactgactcccgttgaactgggataggcaggacgaTTTACTGAAGATACTAATAATTCATCCTAATGAACCGAGGTTCAGAtattcatgtaagtatacacatgtcgatgtatctacgtaaaggtattcatgtaatgtgttcatgtaagtgtgttcatgtatcatgtaagcatatataaaggtactcatgtttcaggtaatgtactaataaagactcatgaatgaactgactcttgtgtgattctttgtaatagaagtaatgtttgatctcttcaaattatccctatgataacttactgtaatataactggttgatcatgtaggtttatacactcttactactcaagggtgtgggaaactaaatgaaaggtgtaaactataacatcaatacatatataagaatataagcgtatatgcatagtttagttcaagaatgagaaatggtttttgtaagacatcttatggtttttgaacaataatcaacaatgacttgatgtcattttaataaacatttcaaaggtaaaacatttggtaacaatgtgcttttaagatgtaaaaccatttcatgcatcacattttgtaacatgtgaaatctgttaaatgacaaacacagttataaaatacatatcaatgatttaataacatgtttgtttctacttgtatcccccccccccattaaagcatttaaaatcatttaaaatattgattaggggtatgaactcacttgaaagtttgaagatagcgagatggaaaaccgggcagagtttcgtctcgggaaacggatttttctcggggttcttgggaatctcgggagtaaaatcgacctccgggacttgagcaaaaagaccagagcttcggggtagtgcgggcacggaaaacgaggcaagatcgtgagagaaatgagagaaaaggGGTGATttttccggaaccctcgcatttctatttatagggggtctgagaagcctcggtacgcggggcgtacgctcgtacgcagcgcgtactcgtacgtcatgcatgactgagtcctcgactgcctcggcttcggatgggacggatcgggtcGGATGagacgggtcggtagcttcgcgtaggggcgacgtggacggaccgagaccaaggccttcgggtacgcggggcgtacggggttacgcagcgcgtaactcggatgaggacgctaactcctccttcggatattaccggatttttgaattaattttatatataatttatttaataaacttcaaaaaatcatatcttcttcatacgaactccgtttttgatggtctttatatccacgcgtaggtgagactacgctctacaactttcgtttagactccgttggcaaattccgaaattatttttattatttaattataaa
The genomic region above belongs to Lactuca sativa cultivar Salinas chromosome 4, Lsat_Salinas_v11, whole genome shotgun sequence and contains:
- the LOC111910686 gene encoding uncharacterized protein LOC111910686 — encoded protein: MAIRISPPTITSSFYHLSSISPFQSPHSLSLPSISSPTTTTSIRSLNLHPTRKNPTALVPKASSTAEFSPEIADVLGDVNIFTASGDSVAFNQLWDQSEGIAVVALLRHFGCPCCWELASTLKESISRFESAGVKLIAIGIGEPKKAQILAERLPFPLESLYADPERKAYNLLGLYYGFGRTFFNPASAKVLSRSRFEALKKAVKNYTIEATPDDRGSVLQQGGMFVFKGKELLYAWKDEGTGDHAPLDDIINICCKVPVA